The Verrucomicrobium spinosum DSM 4136 = JCM 18804 DNA segment TCCCGCAACCACGCTGCTGGGCAGTACCGTGCCTGCGGCAGGTCACGCCCTGTTTTTCCAGGCTCCGTTGGGGGAGAATCTTGATCCCGGCACGGGCAACCCCTCATCCACTGAGCCCTATGGACTGGAGAGCATGCTCAATGCCTGGGGCTGGTATGTGACCTATGAGAGTGACATGGAGCGTCGGCCCGCTTTCCTCGATGACAAGGAGCCCCATCCCGAGCGCAAGCGCTTCCGCCTCATGGAGTTTCGTCAGCCAACGGAAAAGCTGCCCCTCTATCAACTGGTCACGCCAGCCTCAGGCGGTGCCGCCACCCCCAAGGTGCCGTGGATCGAGGCGCAGACCTCGCAAGCGGGGCTCTATGACTGGTTCCGTGTGTACCTGGCGGCGGACTCCCAGCCGGTGGCGGAGAACATTCTCGCCATCTTCGTGCAGCCTGTGTGGCCTCTGCCCGGCCAGGACACCGGGGCGGACACTACGGCCGCACCGAACTATTTGTACGACACCCGTCGGTACCAATGGCCGGAGTCATCCGGCCTCGCGGAGCGCAGCCGCCATCAGCTCCCACCCATGGTGCGGCTGACGCTGGTGGCCCTGGATGAACGCGACTGGGCCCGCCTCGACAGCACGGGCACGGATGCCCTCGCCGTGCAGTTGCGCTCTCTGGCCAATACAAAAGTGTTCACCACCTCCTCCCAGTATGAAGCGGATGTGAAGCGGCTTGAGACGGAGCTGGTCAGCCTGAAGCTGGGCTTCCGCGTCTTTTCCACGGCCGTGCAGATCCCGGCAGCCAAACTGATGTCCACCCGTGAGAACTAGCCGCCTCCCGTTCCAATCCTCCTCCTCCTCCTCCCGCGCCGCCTTCACCCTGGTGGAGATGATGGTGGTCATCGCCATGGTGGCGCTGCTGGTGGCCATGTCCACGTTCTTCGTCGGCGGCGCCCTGGCCGCCCAGCAGCTCGCTTCTTCCTCGAACCGGTTCACCCACGAGCTCGCCTTCGCCGCCCAGCTGGCCGCCCGGGAGAACCGCCTGGTGGGCGTGCGTTTCCTGAAGCGTCCCCAGGACGCGGGTGCTCCGGGCGTCACCTATTTCCAGGGCTGGCAGCTCATGGTGCCAGACCGCATCTCCGGCAAATGGAAGCCTGCAGGGGAGGTCCAACTGCTGGAGAAATCCGCCGTCATGATGGAGGGGGCCACCTGGTCCACCCTCCTGGCCCGCCCCTCTCTGGTACCTGCCTCGACCGTGGACGACCCCGACACCACGCCCCCTCTTTTCGCCTTCAAACCCGAGGGCGGCACCACCCTCCCGCGCGGAGCCACCGACCCCAAGTGGTGCATCACCCTGGCCCTGGCCAAAGACGTAGAGCAGACCCCAGGAGCCCTCCCCG contains these protein-coding regions:
- the vccC gene encoding Verru_Chthon cassette protein C codes for the protein MDTAASGSLRRLAPSAFTLVELLVSVGVLAILMMVLTQVLSDTQKTWGRAKARVEEFREARAAFEAIAARLSQATLNSYWGYKLDAGGDPVLYQRQSELHYVSGPATTLLGSTVPAAGHALFFQAPLGENLDPGTGNPSSTEPYGLESMLNAWGWYVTYESDMERRPAFLDDKEPHPERKRFRLMEFRQPTEKLPLYQLVTPASGGAATPKVPWIEAQTSQAGLYDWFRVYLAADSQPVAENILAIFVQPVWPLPGQDTGADTTAAPNYLYDTRRYQWPESSGLAERSRHQLPPMVRLTLVALDERDWARLDSTGTDALAVQLRSLANTKVFTTSSQYEADVKRLETELVSLKLGFRVFSTAVQIPAAKLMSTREN
- the vccD gene encoding Verru_Chthon cassette protein D gives rise to the protein MRTSRLPFQSSSSSSRAAFTLVEMMVVIAMVALLVAMSTFFVGGALAAQQLASSSNRFTHELAFAAQLAARENRLVGVRFLKRPQDAGAPGVTYFQGWQLMVPDRISGKWKPAGEVQLLEKSAVMMEGATWSTLLARPSLVPASTVDDPDTTPPLFAFKPEGGTTLPRGATDPKWCITLALAKDVEQTPGALPANYRTLVLNAHTGAVVLY